From Watersipora subatra chromosome 8, tzWatSuba1.1, whole genome shotgun sequence, a single genomic window includes:
- the LOC137401797 gene encoding hepatic sodium/bile acid cotransporter-like, whose amino-acid sequence MVSPCQYEMSWNVTGNTSDSDSLRYSQAYSNDQENCYNVSFYSTAVFIGYSNVKFYARIDNSTEETYIDKVLLRSVRPRRTMDLVYKYATTILVVVVMLATGNDLQYDTIKQHLKKPKAPLIAMISQFTIMPLIAYGIIWLMGYTGGKALGFFTLGCSPGGGTSNIYAKLSNGDLSLSVTMTTLSTIASLGMLPLWLYTLGSTIPADEGVDKIQIPFLNILQSLACIVIPLAIGALMKYKLPRVALLIRKWLKVLFIFALVFFVTFVIYVKMYIFVQWDGELMLAACMLPYGGYVFGGLFAWICRFNWTLIKTISIETGMQSAAVCFLVVMSVSGQPDMDLAIILPTASTLVAGWPFFVILPIYLLRQKILEKRKAQKEKDLENYEDSNEKSKFELESGESSGSSENGSDTCSDTSSERQAPAVEMKLLNQ is encoded by the exons ATGGTGAGTCCTTGCCAATACGAGATGAGCTGGAATGTGACAGGCAACACAAGTGACTCTGATAGTCTAAGATACAGCCAGGCATATTCCAATGACCAAGAAAACTGCTACAATGTGTCATTTTACA GCACTGCTGTCTTCATTGGGTATTCTAATGTAAAGTTCTACGCCAGGATTGACAACAGCACGGAGGAAACTTATATAGACAAAGTTTTGCTTCGCTCAGTCAGACCAAGAAGAACCATGGATCTTGTCTACAAATACGCCACAACCATTTTG gttgtGGTTGTGATGCTTGCAACAGGAAATGACCTTCAATATGACACAATAAAGCAACATCTAAAAAAGCCAAAAGCTCCACTTATAGCTATGATTTCACAGTTCACTATTATGCCGTTG ATAGCCTATGGAATAATCTGGCTGATGGGATACACTGGTGGAAAAGCTCTTGGGTTCTTCACTCTTGGCTGCTCTCCAGGAGGAGGAACAAGTAACATTTACGCTAAATTATCTAACGGAGATTTGTCTCTCAGCGTAACCATGACAACCCTAAGCACCATTGCTTCCTTAG ggATGCTGCCGCTGTGGTTGTATACCTTAGGAAGTACTATACCAGCTGATGAAGGAGTAGACAAAATACAAATTCCATTTTTGAATATTCTTCAAAGTTTAGCGTGTATAGTCATTCCACTTGCTATAGGAGCCCTTATGAAGTACAAGCTTCCTAGAGTGGCCTTGCTGATCCGAAAATGGCTAAAg GTTTTATTTATCTTTGCTCTGGTCTTCTTCGTTACCTTCGTCATCTACGTAAAAATGTACATCTTTGTCCAATGGGATGGAGAATTGATGCTAGCAGCGTGCATGCTCCCCTATGGCGGTTATGTGTTTGGAGGTCTGTTTGCATGGATATGCAGGTTCAATTGGACGCTCATCAAG ACAATCTCTATAGAAACAGGAATGCAGAGTGCGGCAGTCTGCTTCCTTGTTGTGATGTCAGTCTCTGGGCAACCAGACATGGATCTAGCAATCATTCTTCCAACAGCATCTACTCTCGTAGCCGGCTGGCCATTCTTTGTCATTCTGCCGATATATTTACTAAGACAAAAGATTTTGGAAAAG CGGAAAGcacaaaaagaaaaagatttAGAAAACTATGAAGATTCTAACGAGAAAAGCAAATTTGAATTAGAATCTGGAGAGAGCAGTGGTAGCAGTGAAAATGGAAGTGACACCTGCAGTGACACCAGCAGCGAACGACAAGCACCGGCTgttgaaatgaaactgctaaaTCAGTGA